One Vicinamibacterales bacterium DNA window includes the following coding sequences:
- a CDS encoding polyprenol monophosphomannose synthase, translated as MNVLVVTPTYNERDNLPLLVDGVLAHDGIRLLVVDDGSPDGTGAIADGLAQRHPGRIEVMHRTGPRGLGRSYVDGLLHALQQGTADYICQMDCDLSHDPSYLPSLVAAAASHDLVIGSRYMNGGVSVVNWPISRILLSAFGNRYIRLITKLSASDCTSGYRCWRREALAQLPIGAMVSDGYSFLVEMLYEAKQRRFRIGEVPIIFVERRLGQSKLSKSVLMESLLMPWRLVLRGLRPAVRPAAEPGGAKPSGQI; from the coding sequence ATGAACGTGCTCGTCGTCACGCCGACCTATAACGAACGGGACAACCTGCCGCTGCTCGTCGACGGCGTGCTCGCGCACGACGGCATCCGCCTGCTGGTGGTCGACGACGGGTCGCCCGACGGCACCGGCGCGATCGCCGACGGGCTGGCGCAGCGGCACCCGGGCCGGATCGAGGTGATGCACCGCACCGGACCGCGCGGGCTCGGCCGCTCCTACGTCGACGGGTTGCTGCACGCCCTGCAGCAGGGCACCGCCGACTACATCTGTCAGATGGACTGCGACCTGTCGCACGATCCCTCGTACCTGCCGTCGCTCGTCGCCGCCGCCGCATCGCACGACCTGGTGATCGGCTCGCGCTACATGAACGGCGGCGTCAGCGTGGTGAACTGGCCGATCAGCCGCATCCTGCTCAGCGCCTTCGGCAACCGCTACATCCGGCTCATCACGAAACTCTCGGCCAGCGACTGCACGAGCGGCTACCGCTGCTGGCGGCGCGAGGCGCTGGCGCAGCTGCCGATCGGCGCGATGGTGTCTGACGGCTACTCGTTTCTCGTCGAGATGCTCTACGAAGCCAAGCAGCGGCGTTTCCGTATCGGCGAGGTGCCGATCATCTTCGTCGAACGCCGGCTCGGCCAGTCGAAGCTGTCGAAGAGCGTCCTGATGGAATCGCTGTTGATGCCGTGGCGGCTCGTGCTGCGAGGTCTGCGCCCCGCCGTACGTCCGGCAGCCGAGCCCGGCGGGGCGAAGCCTTCCGGACAGATCTGA
- a CDS encoding glycosyltransferase family 4 protein — protein sequence MRHVVVMVTTSYPRFPGDSVGTFMEPIAKSVAARGHEVHVVAPWHPRITRGRVEDGVFFHFFKYAPVAALNVFGYAAGLQADVRVRKAAWMAAPLALASGWFKAMRVAQKRRATVLHGHWVVPGGLIAAAAGLSRPLVVSLHGSDVFVAERSRLVRQAARGVFHRAGFVTACSADLAARAAGLGAATDRLEVVPYGVDSVRFRPSAEVRARLRASAGIDAAEPVVVTAGRLVRKKGFEYLIAALPLMAASVRLVIAGGGDLDAELRERATAAGVASRVRFLGDVTQDEVADWFAAADVAVVPSVRDDSGNVDGLPNTVLEALASATPVVATSAGGIGSVVEDGDTGVVVPERDPASLARAITGLLADRVGGVRLGAQARVRVTARFGWSAAAERFESAYDRALAFNSATT from the coding sequence ATGCGCCACGTCGTCGTGATGGTGACGACGTCGTATCCCCGCTTTCCCGGGGACTCGGTCGGCACGTTCATGGAACCGATCGCGAAGAGCGTGGCGGCGCGCGGCCACGAAGTGCACGTCGTCGCGCCCTGGCATCCTCGCATCACGCGCGGCCGGGTCGAGGACGGTGTCTTCTTCCACTTCTTCAAGTACGCACCGGTCGCGGCGTTGAACGTCTTCGGCTACGCCGCGGGACTGCAGGCGGATGTGCGCGTGCGCAAAGCGGCCTGGATGGCGGCACCGCTGGCGCTCGCCAGCGGCTGGTTCAAGGCGATGCGCGTCGCACAGAAGCGGCGCGCCACGGTCCTGCACGGACACTGGGTGGTGCCGGGCGGACTGATCGCGGCCGCGGCTGGCCTGTCGCGGCCGCTCGTCGTCAGCCTGCACGGCTCTGACGTGTTCGTCGCCGAACGGTCGCGCCTGGTGCGGCAGGCGGCTCGCGGCGTGTTCCACCGTGCCGGGTTCGTCACGGCCTGCAGCGCCGATCTGGCGGCGCGGGCGGCCGGCCTCGGCGCGGCGACCGATCGCCTGGAGGTCGTCCCCTACGGCGTCGACAGCGTCCGGTTCCGTCCGTCGGCCGAAGTGCGGGCGCGGCTGCGCGCGTCGGCCGGCATCGATGCGGCCGAACCCGTGGTCGTCACCGCCGGCAGGCTCGTCCGCAAGAAGGGGTTCGAGTACCTGATTGCGGCGCTGCCGTTGATGGCCGCGTCCGTCCGGCTGGTGATCGCCGGCGGCGGCGATCTCGATGCCGAGCTGCGGGAGAGGGCGACCGCGGCGGGCGTCGCCAGCCGCGTGCGCTTCCTCGGCGACGTGACGCAGGACGAGGTCGCGGACTGGTTCGCCGCCGCCGACGTCGCGGTGGTGCCATCGGTGCGCGACGACAGCGGCAACGTCGATGGCCTGCCCAACACGGTGCTCGAGGCGCTCGCGTCGGCCACGCCGGTGGTGGCGACGTCCGCCGGCGGGATCGGCAGCGTTGTCGAAGACGGCGACACCGGCGTGGTGGTGCCGGAGCGCGACCCGGCGTCACTGGCGCGCGCGATTACCGGGCTGCTCGCCGACCGCGTCGGCGGCGTGCGGCTCGGGGCGCAGGCACGGGTCCGCGTCACGGCGCGGTTCGGGTGGTCCGCTGCAGCGGAGCGCTTCGAGTCAGCCTACGATCGCGCCCTTGCCTTCAACTCAGCGACCACATAA
- a CDS encoding glycosyltransferase family 2 protein, translating to MKTEGPATGLSIFFPAYNDSGTIASLVITALRTARTLTPDYEVIVVNDGSKDGTAEILAELASIYPQVRIVHHLTNRGYGGALRSGFATATRERIFYTDGDAQYDPAEMALLWGRFDDSVDMVNGYKISRSDPLHRIVIGRIYHHTVKLLFGLTVRDVDCDFRMMRRAIFDTVHLEKNSGVICLEMMKKITDAGFRIAEVPVHHYHRAYGKSQFFNFKRLFRTAIDVFNLWYALVIRREHLHER from the coding sequence ATGAAGACCGAGGGGCCCGCGACGGGTCTGAGCATTTTCTTTCCCGCCTACAACGACAGCGGGACGATCGCGAGCCTGGTGATCACGGCCCTTCGAACGGCGCGCACGCTGACCCCCGACTACGAAGTGATCGTGGTCAACGACGGCAGCAAGGACGGGACCGCCGAGATCCTGGCCGAGCTCGCGAGCATCTATCCGCAGGTGCGGATCGTGCATCACCTGACCAACCGCGGCTACGGCGGGGCGTTGCGCAGCGGCTTCGCAACGGCGACCCGCGAGCGGATCTTCTACACCGACGGCGACGCGCAGTACGATCCGGCGGAGATGGCGCTGCTGTGGGGCCGTTTCGACGACTCGGTCGACATGGTGAACGGCTACAAAATCAGCCGCTCCGATCCGCTGCACCGGATCGTCATCGGGCGCATCTACCACCATACCGTGAAGCTCCTCTTCGGACTCACCGTGCGCGACGTCGACTGCGACTTCCGGATGATGCGCCGCGCGATCTTCGACACGGTGCATCTCGAGAAGAACAGCGGCGTCATCTGCCTCGAGATGATGAAGAAGATCACCGACGCCGGATTCCGGATCGCGGAAGTGCCGGTGCACCACTATCACCGCGCCTACGGCAAGTCGCAGTTCTTCAACTTCAAGCGCCTGTTCCGGACGGCGATCGACGTCTTCAACCTGTGGTACGCGCTGGTCATCCGCCGCGAGCACCTCCATGAGCGCTGA
- a CDS encoding DegT/DnrJ/EryC1/StrS family aminotransferase, giving the protein MSADNAGRVPFLDLRPHEDRADVEAAIARVLGRGWFVLGPELEGFEQGFARAVGARHAVGVGTGTDAIALALRAIGIGPGDEVITAPLSAAFSALAVLMTGARPVFADIDADRLTLDARAAAAAITPRTRAIMPVHLYGQAADMAAIVAVAEQYGLAVVEDCCQAHLATCGGRPVGSFGVAAAYSFYPTKNLGALGDGGAITVNDDALAGRLRRLRNGGQSSRYEHAEFGVNSRLDELQAAVLSARLAWLPRWTAERRALAADYRRRLPGAPVVVPPECDPGHAYHLFPVRSADRTGVQAHLRRHGIETLVHYPVPITRQPALAAAHPAECPVADRVCAEVFSLPLHPGLPADAVALVADALHACPAQT; this is encoded by the coding sequence ATGAGCGCTGACAACGCCGGCCGCGTTCCGTTCCTCGACCTGCGTCCGCACGAGGATCGCGCCGACGTCGAAGCCGCGATCGCACGGGTGCTCGGCCGCGGCTGGTTCGTGCTGGGCCCCGAGCTGGAGGGGTTCGAGCAGGGGTTCGCGCGCGCCGTCGGCGCCAGGCATGCCGTCGGCGTCGGCACCGGCACCGATGCGATCGCGCTGGCGCTGCGCGCGATCGGGATCGGGCCCGGCGACGAGGTGATCACGGCCCCGCTGTCGGCGGCGTTCTCGGCGCTCGCCGTGCTCATGACGGGAGCGCGGCCGGTCTTCGCCGACATCGACGCCGATCGCCTGACGCTCGATGCGCGCGCCGCGGCCGCCGCGATCACGCCGCGCACCCGCGCGATCATGCCGGTTCATCTTTACGGCCAGGCCGCCGACATGGCGGCGATCGTGGCGGTCGCCGAGCAGTACGGCCTGGCCGTCGTCGAAGACTGCTGTCAGGCGCACCTGGCGACCTGCGGCGGGCGGCCGGTCGGTTCGTTCGGCGTCGCGGCCGCGTACAGCTTCTATCCGACGAAGAACCTCGGGGCGCTCGGCGACGGCGGCGCGATCACCGTCAACGACGATGCGCTGGCCGGCCGCCTGCGGCGTTTGCGCAACGGCGGCCAGTCGAGCCGCTACGAGCACGCCGAGTTTGGCGTGAATTCGCGGCTGGACGAGCTCCAGGCCGCCGTGCTCTCGGCTCGCCTGGCGTGGCTGCCGCGCTGGACGGCTGAACGGCGCGCCCTCGCGGCGGACTACCGGCGCCGCCTGCCCGGCGCGCCGGTCGTGGTGCCGCCCGAGTGCGATCCCGGCCACGCCTATCACCTCTTCCCGGTGCGGAGCGCCGATCGAACCGGCGTCCAGGCGCACCTGAGGCGGCACGGCATCGAGACGCTCGTTCACTATCCCGTTCCGATTACGCGTCAGCCGGCGCTGGCCGCCGCCCACCCCGCCGAGTGCCCGGTCGCCGATCGCGTCTGCGCCGAGGTGTTCTCGCTGCCGCTCCATCCCGGTCTGCCGGCCGACGCCGTGGCGCTCGTCGCCGACGCTCTGCACGCCTGTCCGGCGCAGACCTGA
- a CDS encoding SGNH/GDSL hydrolase family protein: MRVRRALLFLVIAALQFAVFEVALRVWGHSEAAPSFETLFVPDRAIGYRLRPNARTRYVTAEFDTQIVINPQGVRDDQPIGPKPANERRIVVLGDSLVLSVQVDARQTFCRLLEARLNAGGGATRYRVINAGVQGYGPIEELLFFREIVRAFEPDLVIETIFVGNDAEDAFGSQGRLAGTSRATSDAVSDSIVARLRRTVRRSLVLQVLRLRVVSVTDRMSNWRSPPEPPLQTYAERPAARIGEGLRLSVDCVRQIANDAAASGARTMVMLMPARFQVDDADYGRLKDIVAGAGGSLLRDAATARFADALRPLGLPEFDALPALRASLPGPDVFFQQTVHLTPRGHEIVAVALERFLRGQGLL, from the coding sequence ATGCGCGTGCGCCGGGCCCTGCTGTTCCTGGTGATCGCGGCGCTGCAGTTCGCGGTGTTCGAAGTGGCGCTACGCGTCTGGGGACACTCGGAAGCGGCCCCCTCATTCGAGACGCTGTTCGTACCGGACCGCGCGATTGGTTACCGGCTGCGGCCGAACGCCCGCACGCGCTACGTCACGGCCGAGTTCGACACCCAGATTGTCATCAACCCGCAGGGCGTCCGCGACGATCAGCCGATCGGCCCGAAGCCGGCGAACGAACGGCGGATCGTGGTGCTCGGCGACTCGCTGGTCCTCTCAGTCCAGGTCGACGCGCGCCAGACCTTCTGCCGCCTGCTCGAAGCGCGCCTGAACGCCGGCGGCGGCGCGACGCGGTATCGCGTCATCAACGCCGGCGTGCAGGGCTACGGCCCGATCGAGGAGCTGCTCTTCTTCCGCGAGATCGTGCGCGCCTTCGAGCCGGATCTGGTCATCGAGACGATCTTCGTCGGCAACGACGCCGAAGACGCGTTCGGTTCGCAGGGCCGACTCGCAGGCACGTCGCGCGCCACCAGCGACGCGGTGTCGGACTCGATCGTCGCGCGGCTGCGCCGCACCGTCCGCCGCAGCCTGGTGCTGCAGGTACTCCGGCTTCGCGTCGTGTCGGTCACCGACCGCATGTCGAACTGGCGGTCGCCGCCGGAGCCGCCGCTCCAGACCTACGCGGAGCGGCCGGCGGCGCGGATCGGCGAGGGCCTGCGCCTCTCCGTCGACTGTGTCAGGCAGATCGCCAACGACGCCGCCGCCTCGGGTGCGCGGACGATGGTAATGCTGATGCCGGCGCGCTTCCAGGTGGACGACGCCGACTACGGCCGGCTGAAGGACATCGTCGCGGGTGCCGGCGGCAGTCTGCTACGCGACGCGGCGACGGCACGGTTCGCCGACGCGCTGCGGCCGCTCGGGCTGCCGGAGTTCGACGCGCTGCCGGCGCTCCGCGCTTCCCTGCCAGGACCCGACGTGTTCTTCCAGCAGACGGTTCACCTCACGCCGCGCGGCCACGAGATCGTCGCCGTCGCGCTCGAACGGTTCCTCCGCGGCCAGGGCCTGCTCTAA
- a CDS encoding MBOAT family O-acyltransferase encodes MVFNSLSFVWFFAIVYALYRVLPHRGQNWLLLVASYYFYAAWDYRFLALLLASTAVDYACGRALGRVERAGARRSILVASITFNLTLLGFFKYFNFFAANLELLFTAVGWHLDFVTVRVLLPIGISFYTFVTMSYVIDVYRREIEPSRNLVDFAVFVAYFPHLVAGPILRATALLPQIARPRQITAAQMREGAWLVAWGFFQKVFVADNLAPLASHVFGSTTPQAGINVLLAVYAFAFQIYGDFAGYSNIARGISKWMGIELIENFRFPYLVLTPSGFWRNWHISLSTWLRDYLYIPLGGNRRGPARTRRNLLLTMLLGGLWHGAAWTFALWGLYQGLLLILYRPFEAAFAALDNRLARFGAWFVMFHLTCFGWLIFRATSLRAAIALTRSVVATFHPRAVDVGGLLVPLLLFTAPLLAIHAIEARADDLLVVPRLWTPLRYTIYAATLYLIFLFGNFGGADFIYFQF; translated from the coding sequence GTGGTCTTCAATTCGCTGTCGTTCGTCTGGTTCTTCGCGATCGTCTACGCGCTCTACCGCGTGCTGCCGCACCGCGGCCAGAACTGGCTGCTGCTGGTGGCGAGCTATTACTTCTATGCGGCGTGGGACTACCGGTTCCTGGCGCTGCTGCTCGCCTCGACAGCGGTCGACTACGCCTGCGGCCGCGCGCTCGGCCGCGTCGAGCGCGCCGGCGCCCGCCGTTCGATTCTCGTCGCCAGCATCACCTTCAACCTGACGCTGCTCGGCTTCTTCAAGTACTTCAACTTCTTCGCCGCCAACCTGGAGCTGCTGTTCACGGCAGTCGGCTGGCACCTCGACTTCGTGACGGTCCGCGTGCTCCTGCCGATCGGCATCTCGTTCTATACGTTCGTCACGATGAGCTACGTGATCGACGTCTACCGCCGCGAGATCGAACCGTCGCGCAACCTCGTCGACTTCGCGGTGTTCGTGGCCTATTTTCCGCATCTGGTGGCCGGACCGATCCTGCGCGCGACGGCGCTCCTGCCGCAGATCGCGCGCCCGCGCCAGATCACCGCCGCACAGATGCGCGAGGGCGCGTGGCTCGTCGCCTGGGGCTTTTTCCAGAAGGTCTTCGTCGCCGACAACCTCGCGCCGCTCGCGTCTCACGTGTTTGGATCGACCACGCCGCAGGCGGGGATCAACGTGCTGCTGGCGGTCTACGCCTTCGCGTTTCAGATCTACGGCGATTTTGCCGGCTATTCGAACATCGCGCGCGGCATCTCGAAATGGATGGGCATCGAGCTCATCGAGAACTTCCGCTTCCCGTACCTGGTCCTGACCCCCTCGGGGTTCTGGCGCAACTGGCACATCAGCCTGTCAACGTGGCTGCGCGACTACCTCTATATTCCGCTCGGGGGAAACCGCCGCGGTCCGGCGCGCACGCGCCGCAATCTGCTGCTGACGATGCTGCTGGGCGGGCTGTGGCACGGCGCCGCATGGACCTTCGCCCTGTGGGGGCTCTATCAGGGGCTGCTGCTCATCCTCTACCGCCCATTCGAGGCGGCGTTCGCGGCGCTCGACAACCGCCTGGCGCGATTTGGCGCGTGGTTCGTGATGTTCCACCTGACCTGCTTCGGCTGGCTGATCTTCCGCGCGACGTCCCTGCGGGCGGCGATTGCGCTGACCCGCAGCGTCGTTGCGACGTTCCATCCGCGCGCGGTCGACGTCGGCGGCCTGCTCGTGCCGCTCCTGCTCTTCACGGCGCCGCTGCTCGCCATCCACGCGATCGAAGCGCGCGCCGACGATCTGCTCGTGGTGCCGCGGCTCTGGACTCCGTTGCGCTACACCATTTACGCTGCGACTCTTTATTTGATCTTCCTGTTCGGCAATTTCGGCGGCGCTGATTTCATCTATTTTCAGTTCTGA
- a CDS encoding glycosyltransferase family 39 protein, translating to MTALLLSLVVGWLPGAVLFRLPVLSRQRRADLAAEERLFWAIILSVAASLSILMALAAAHRYSFQRLVIADLAVALALAAVARGDLRLGAAARRAGAAALLPLALAAWSTWHFLPPSEYIIGGKDPGVYMNAGVQIAQRGTLVYHDPVVAAVPAAARILFMPSDRPRDQFLAPRFMGFYVLDPDSGAVVSQFPQLYPASIAIGYGLDGLSGARLACTFWAVLGVLAVYFLGARLLGRPAALAAAGLLSVNTVQIWFARYPNADMVMQALLFATLLACARGQVDDDPFFPPVAGALLGLQLFLRFDAVIAVAAIVAALALGHVAGLRLRWTFFASLSVAGGLCVWYLTGPMRTYMDLPRYFLAHLPSWQYAAMAAAAALLAATFAVGRRSARLSAAVLRAAPPIVTIAVLALAVYALALRHPGGKLTDYDAYALRTFAAFYLTVPALVAALIGYAMVVRPLFWRDPAFVLTLTAFALFFFYKIRIVPEHFWAARRFIPILLPGALLLASGATLTGVRGSGGLTRAVRLLIGIVLVAVLASQYVRAAAPIGRHVEYEGMIGHLQQLASRVGDDDLVVVESRDAGSDVHVLGLPLAYVYARNVLLLSSAAPDKATFAAFLQDAGARYRRVLFLGGGGSDLLSSRWSVTPIASERFQVPEYESAWNAYPRGVRRKEFEYSLYVFGAPHRDDGPASLDVGVDDDLNVVRFHAKETADGRTMRWSQRQSFVVLDHLRAEDRTLALWMSDGGRPPAAPPAVVQILAGDRTLGAVTVAGGFREYDVPIPAEVAAAAAATSEPVRITLRTATWNPRRTLGTPDDRELGVMVDRLAVR from the coding sequence ATGACGGCCCTCCTGCTGTCGCTCGTGGTCGGCTGGCTGCCCGGCGCAGTGCTGTTCCGGCTGCCGGTGCTGTCACGCCAGCGGCGCGCCGACCTGGCCGCCGAGGAACGGCTGTTCTGGGCGATCATCCTGAGCGTAGCGGCATCACTGTCGATCCTGATGGCGCTCGCGGCGGCCCACCGCTACAGCTTTCAGCGCCTGGTCATCGCCGACCTGGCGGTGGCCCTCGCTCTCGCGGCGGTGGCACGTGGCGATTTGCGGCTCGGCGCAGCGGCCCGCAGGGCGGGTGCCGCGGCTCTGCTTCCCTTGGCGCTCGCCGCGTGGAGCACCTGGCACTTCCTGCCGCCCTCGGAATACATCATCGGCGGCAAGGACCCGGGCGTGTACATGAACGCCGGGGTGCAGATCGCGCAGCGTGGGACGCTCGTGTACCACGATCCGGTCGTGGCCGCGGTACCGGCGGCGGCGCGTATCCTGTTCATGCCGAGCGACCGGCCGCGCGATCAGTTCCTGGCGCCGCGGTTCATGGGCTTCTACGTGCTCGATCCCGACAGCGGCGCGGTCGTCAGCCAGTTTCCCCAGCTCTATCCCGCGTCGATCGCGATCGGCTATGGGCTCGACGGGCTCTCCGGCGCGCGCCTCGCGTGCACGTTCTGGGCGGTGCTCGGCGTGCTCGCGGTCTATTTTCTCGGGGCCAGGCTCCTCGGCCGGCCAGCGGCGCTGGCGGCGGCCGGCCTGCTGAGCGTGAACACCGTACAGATCTGGTTCGCGCGCTACCCCAACGCCGACATGGTGATGCAGGCGCTGCTCTTCGCCACGCTGCTGGCGTGCGCCCGTGGACAGGTCGACGACGATCCATTCTTTCCGCCGGTCGCCGGGGCACTGCTGGGACTGCAGCTCTTCCTGCGATTCGACGCGGTGATCGCGGTCGCGGCGATCGTCGCGGCGCTCGCGCTGGGGCACGTCGCCGGGCTGCGTCTGCGCTGGACGTTCTTCGCGAGCCTCTCGGTCGCGGGTGGGTTGTGCGTCTGGTATCTGACCGGGCCGATGCGCACCTACATGGACCTGCCGCGTTACTTCCTGGCGCATCTGCCGTCCTGGCAGTACGCAGCGATGGCGGCCGCCGCCGCCCTCCTCGCGGCGACCTTCGCCGTCGGCCGTCGATCGGCGCGGCTCTCAGCGGCAGTCCTCCGCGCGGCGCCGCCGATCGTCACGATCGCGGTCCTCGCGCTGGCGGTCTACGCGCTGGCCCTGCGACATCCCGGCGGCAAGCTCACCGACTACGACGCCTACGCGTTGCGGACGTTCGCCGCGTTCTACCTGACGGTGCCGGCGCTCGTCGCCGCGCTCATCGGCTACGCCATGGTCGTGCGGCCGCTCTTCTGGCGCGATCCAGCGTTCGTGCTGACGTTGACCGCCTTCGCGCTGTTCTTCTTCTACAAAATCCGCATCGTGCCGGAACACTTCTGGGCGGCCCGGCGGTTCATCCCGATCCTGCTCCCGGGCGCGCTGCTGCTGGCGTCCGGCGCGACACTGACCGGGGTCCGCGGCAGCGGCGGCCTGACGCGCGCCGTCCGCCTGCTGATCGGGATCGTCCTGGTCGCAGTCCTCGCGTCCCAGTACGTCCGCGCCGCCGCCCCGATCGGCAGGCACGTCGAGTACGAGGGCATGATTGGACATCTGCAGCAGCTCGCCAGCCGCGTCGGCGACGACGATCTGGTGGTGGTCGAGTCGCGCGACGCCGGCTCGGACGTGCACGTGCTCGGACTGCCGCTCGCCTACGTCTACGCGCGCAACGTGCTGCTGCTCTCGAGCGCCGCCCCAGACAAGGCGACATTCGCCGCGTTCCTGCAGGACGCCGGCGCGCGCTACCGCCGCGTCCTCTTCCTCGGCGGAGGCGGCTCCGATCTGCTGTCGTCGCGGTGGTCGGTCACGCCGATCGCGAGCGAGCGCTTCCAAGTGCCCGAGTACGAGTCGGCGTGGAACGCCTATCCGCGCGGCGTTCGTCGCAAGGAATTCGAGTACAGCCTCTACGTATTCGGTGCGCCGCATCGCGACGACGGGCCGGCATCGCTCGACGTCGGCGTCGACGACGACCTCAACGTGGTCCGGTTCCACGCCAAGGAGACCGCCGACGGGCGGACCATGCGGTGGTCGCAGCGTCAGTCGTTCGTCGTCCTCGATCACCTCCGCGCCGAGGATCGGACGCTGGCGCTCTGGATGAGCGACGGCGGACGTCCGCCGGCCGCCCCACCGGCGGTCGTGCAGATCCTGGCCGGCGACCGGACGCTCGGCGCGGTCACGGTCGCGGGGGGCTTCAGGGAATACGACGTGCCGATTCCCGCCGAGGTCGCCGCGGCGGCCGCCGCCACGTCCGAACCGGTGCGGATCACGTTGCGCACGGCAACATGGAACCCGCGGCGGACGCTCGGCACGCCGGACGATCGCGAGCTCGGCGTGATGGTCGATCGCCTAGCGGTAAGATAA
- a CDS encoding glycosyltransferase family 9 protein, with protein MPALRIYDPRERALVAAADAVLAPIAWTRRIGRRPPAQPSRVLCFRLERIGDLLMTLPALAVLRDALPAARIDLVVGSWNREVAEAIPGLTQVETLDAAWLARGPADSGPRGDGVLSLRARAAAWKPRRYDLAINFEPDIRSNFVLGASGAEWTAGFASGGGGAWLDLALDHDPAAHTADNAVRLVRRTLGLDDAPLPSAALAIPDAAREAASRLLDGLAPAPRIGLHVGGGRAIKQWPEARFRELAVRLVHERGAAIVLTGTPGERAQIDQVRAALPPDRVIEISGASLLTVAAVQQQLDLFVTGDTGPMHLAHAVGTPIVAVFGPSDPIRYAPRGLRDHVVRVDLPCSPCNRIRRPPARCTGGTPDCLAGISTDAVMSAIDACLERHAR; from the coding sequence ATGCCCGCGCTTCGCATTTACGATCCCCGCGAGCGGGCGCTCGTCGCCGCGGCCGACGCCGTGCTGGCGCCGATCGCCTGGACGCGGCGGATCGGCCGCAGGCCGCCGGCGCAGCCCTCGCGCGTCCTGTGTTTCCGGCTCGAGCGGATCGGCGATCTCCTCATGACGCTGCCGGCGCTCGCTGTGCTCCGCGACGCGCTGCCGGCGGCGCGGATCGACCTCGTCGTCGGCAGCTGGAACCGTGAGGTGGCCGAGGCCATCCCCGGTCTGACGCAGGTCGAGACGCTCGACGCCGCCTGGCTGGCGCGCGGGCCCGCAGACTCAGGACCTCGCGGCGACGGTGTGCTCTCCCTGCGCGCGCGCGCCGCGGCATGGAAACCGCGTCGCTACGATCTGGCGATCAACTTCGAGCCCGACATCCGCAGCAACTTCGTCCTGGGAGCGAGCGGCGCCGAGTGGACCGCAGGTTTTGCGAGCGGCGGCGGCGGTGCCTGGCTCGACCTGGCGCTCGATCACGATCCCGCGGCGCACACGGCGGACAACGCCGTGCGCCTGGTGAGGCGAACCCTCGGCCTGGACGACGCGCCACTGCCGAGCGCTGCGCTGGCCATTCCAGACGCCGCCCGCGAAGCGGCGTCACGGCTGCTCGACGGCCTCGCGCCTGCCCCCCGCATCGGCCTGCACGTCGGCGGCGGCCGCGCCATCAAGCAGTGGCCCGAAGCGCGGTTCCGCGAGCTCGCCGTGCGCCTCGTGCACGAACGCGGCGCCGCCATCGTCCTGACCGGCACGCCAGGCGAGCGCGCCCAGATCGACCAGGTGCGCGCCGCGTTGCCGCCGGATCGTGTGATCGAGATCTCGGGCGCCAGCCTGCTGACAGTCGCCGCCGTGCAGCAGCAGCTGGATCTGTTCGTCACCGGCGACACCGGCCCCATGCATCTGGCGCACGCGGTCGGTACGCCGATCGTCGCGGTGTTCGGACCGTCGGACCCGATTCGGTACGCGCCGCGCGGCCTGCGGGATCATGTTGTGCGCGTCGATCTGCCCTGCAGTCCGTGCAACCGGATCCGGCGGCCGCCGGCCCGGTGCACCGGCGGTACGCCCGACTGCCTCGCCGGCATCTCGACTGACGCGGTGATGAGCGCCATCGACGCGTGCCTGGAGAGGCACGCGCGATGA